The Acipenser ruthenus chromosome 27, fAciRut3.2 maternal haplotype, whole genome shotgun sequence genome includes a window with the following:
- the LOC117432280 gene encoding hatching enzyme 1.2-like, translating into MKSLLIIAFASALLCVLQSYPVEVDLTLKFDPDAEDQVWKVKTKHPENETELTADSMDISTLLEKANANLDKIPDGTVIRFGDIAVDPLESTNADPCTARSCKWPTSSDGNVYIPVKVSSDFSSREKSVIEAALISFDASTCIRFRPHSRERDYLFVQSLSGCYSFLGRRGGRQTVSLNRRGCVYHQVVQHEFIHALGFNHEQTRSDRDGHVNILYENIQRGMEYNFNRVNTNNLGTPYDYGSVMHYGRYAFSSNGKPTIVPKPDPNVSIGRATQFSQTDIERINRLYNCKKYL; encoded by the exons ATGAAATCTCTGCTGATTATCGCCTTCGCTTCTGCACTGCTATGTGTCTTGCAAAGCTACCCTGTCGAG GTTGATTTAACACTGAAGTTTGATCCAG ATGCTGAGGATCAAGTTTGGAAAGTCAAGACGAAACACCCTG AAAACGAGACCGAGCTGACTGCTGACTCTATGGACATTTCTACCCTGCTTGAAAAAGCCAACGCTAACCTCG ataaaatcCCCGATGGAACAGTCATTCGATTTGGTGACATTGCAGTCGATCCCTTGGAATCCACCAACGCTGACCCCTGCACTGCACGTTCCTGCAAATGGCCCACATCCTCAGATGGGAATGTATACATTCCAGTCAAAGTGTCCAGTGACTTCT cttcaAGAGAGAAGAGTGTAATCGAAGCGGCTTTGATCTCTTTTGACGCGTCCACCTGCATCCGATTCAGACCACACTCAAGAGAGCGTGATTACCTCTTCGTTCAGTCGCTCTCGGG GTGTTATTCCTTTCTAGGCAGGCGAGGAGGGCGGCAGACGGTGTCCTTGAACAGACGCGGTTGTGTCTACCATCAAGTGGTCCAGCACGAGTTTATACACGCTCTGGGATTCAACCACGAACAGACGCGCAGTGATCGGGACGGCCACGTGAACATTCTATACGAGAACATACAGCGAG GAATGGAGTATAATttcaatagagtgaataccaaTAATCTTGGCACCCCTTATGATTATGGCTCAGTCATGCACTATGGAAG GTATGCTTTCTCAAGCAATGGAAAACCAACTATTGTGCCCAAACCTGACCCCAATGTTTCGATTGGACGAGCCACTCAGTTCAGCCAAACGGATATTGAAAGAATCAACAGGCTCTACAACTGCA AGAAATACCTGTGA